The following is a genomic window from Phycisphaeraceae bacterium.
GCCAAAGGCTCAAGCGTGGTGAGCCAGCTCCAGACGGTCCGCAGCCAGCTTGAGCTGTACAACGTGCAGCACAACGGCACGTACCCAACGGTTGCTCAGCTCTGGGGCAACATGACCAGCATGACCAACGCTGCTGGTACGTCGGTGACTTCAGGCGGCGTCGGCCCCTACCTTCAGCAGGCCCCGGGCAACGCCCTTGAAGGCGGCAGCTCCTCAGTCGTCAACTCGACCACGGGCACCGCAGCGGCGGGTGTGGGTTGGTTCTATAACCCCACTACCGGCGCGATCAGGGCAGTCTGCTCGTCCGCCAAGGCTACTGAGCTGAGCCTCGACACGACCAACGACGTGGCGACGTACTAAGCTCTATCGGACTACTACGGTCGCCCCGGCTTGACGGTCGGGGCGACCTTTTTCTTTTCAGTCGCGTGGTGAAGTAACAACCGCTTGTTTAACGCGACGCGCCAGCCGGCTGAGGTGAACATGGAAACTCCAACACCATCGACACAGCGCCGCCGCGCCTCTCGTCTTCTGGAAGCGCTGATCGTTCTGATGATTCTTGGCGGCCTGAGCAGCCTGGTGTTGCCTCAGTTTTCAAGCGCAGCCCGCGTTTCGCAGGAGACCTCGCTGCGCGACGATCTGCGATATATCCGCACACAGATTCTTGTCTATCGAGCGCAACACGGCGGAACAGCGCCGGGCTATCCCGACGGTGATGCCACCCGTCCGCCAACGACCACAGACTTTGCCGCACAGATGACGCTCTTTACCGACGCTCAGGGGCGGACATCCATCCAGAAAAGCGAGCAATTTTGCTTTGGTCCTTATCTGGAGCAATTGCCGGCAAATCCTGTGAATCACAGTGCCGCGATTCGTTTCATCGCATCCGAGGTTCCGTTCCCGATGGTTCCGGGCGGGAGTGAAGGCTGGTTTTATCAGCCCGCCACCGGCACATTTGCGCCGAATATTGAAGGCCGGGACGCAGTGGGTGAGCCGTACTTTCAATATTGATCCTCACCACAGACTGCACAAGTCCTTTACGGCGGCAATCCTCAGCGTATTTCGGCGTGATTGAACTTATTTGCCTCCTGATTTTCACCGATGAGGGGAGAGAAAGGAGATTCCGCATGCGATCTCTGCGCTATCTCAACACGATTCTGACCATTCTCGCGGTGCTGCTGGGTCTGGAAATCTGGACCACCTGGATGCGTCCCGGTGACAGCGGCCTGGCTTCACCAGCCGTTGCCGGAGCCGATACCCGCTCGACGGACCGTTCCACAGGCGGCATTCCCGATGCGGGAGCACAGCGCAAGGAAATGATCGATCTGCTCAAGCAACTCAACGTCCAGCAAGCGGACGTGGTGAAGGTGCTCAAGTCCGGCGAAGTGCGCGTGAAGCTCGAAGACGCGCCGAACGATAACAAGTAAGCGTTTCGACTTGCTTGAGATCGCGCTGGACGGAGGCGACGTTCCCTGGTCATCAACAATCCGGGGAAGGGGATGAAATGCGACACGTTCAAGACAACCCGACGCCCAATCAGCATTCAGAGATGAATGGGATGCTGCGTCTGTCGGCGGGATACCGCCGTGCATTTACGCTCATCGAAGTGTTGTCGGTCGTGGTGATTCTCGGCATAGCCGGCGCGGTTGTGGTTCCGCAGATGCTCAGCCGAGGAAACCTCCAAATCCAGGCTGCCAGCCGGATCATCATCGCAG
Proteins encoded in this region:
- a CDS encoding type II secretion system protein; protein product: METPTPSTQRRRASRLLEALIVLMILGGLSSLVLPQFSSAARVSQETSLRDDLRYIRTQILVYRAQHGGTAPGYPDGDATRPPTTTDFAAQMTLFTDAQGRTSIQKSEQFCFGPYLEQLPANPVNHSAAIRFIASEVPFPMVPGGSEGWFYQPATGTFAPNIEGRDAVGEPYFQY